A region from the Brassica napus cultivar Da-Ae chromosome C8, Da-Ae, whole genome shotgun sequence genome encodes:
- the LOC106414298 gene encoding basic leucine zipper 43-like, producing MNTVPAELTGYFQYVALGKYNNQTPIMESEYFNMHSSPTSSSCYINGLINNNNFYSSSSNGQDLMTSNNSASDEDHQQSMAIDERKQRRMISNRESARRSRMRKQRHLDELWSQVIRLRTDNHCLIDKLNNVSESHELALKENAKLKEETSDLRQLLSEIKSNNEDDNNFLRDLEDSISNTRSGSDQRGRDFELY from the coding sequence ATGAACACAGTTCCGGCGGAGCTCACCGGATACTTCCAATATGTAGCGCTGGGAAAATATAATAACCAAACACCAATCATGGAGTCGGAATACTTCAACATGCACTCTTCTCCTACTTCTTCCTCCTGCTACATCAACGGTCTTATTAACAACAACAACTTCTACTCTTCATCATCCAATGGTCAGGATCTAATGACGAGCAACAACTCAGCATCAGACGAAGATCACCAACAAAGCATGGCCATCGATGAGAGAAAACAAAGAAGGATGATCTCTAACAGAGAATCTGCTCGTAGGTCAAGAATGAGAAAGCAGAGACATCTCGATGAGCTTTGGTCTCAAGTGATACGACTTCGTACTGATAACCACTGTCTTATCGATAAGCTAAACAACGTATCCGAAAGCCATGAGCTTGCTTTGAAGGAGAACGCTAAGCTTAAAGAGGAAACTTCTGATCTCAGACAACTACTCTCTGAGATAAAATCCAACAACGAAGACGACAACAATTTTCTAAGAGATCTTGAAGATTCGATATCAAACACTAGATCGGGTTCGGACCAAAGGGGCAGAGATTTTGAGTTGTATTAA
- the LOC106414447 gene encoding phytosulfokines 1 has translation MMKMKSRMLIILFTLVLLLSMASSVISREDGFVPLKPSPSSRTSTHESRKGNGDGVECKSSDSEEECLVKKTVAAHTDYIYTQDMNISP, from the exons atgatgaagatgaaaagTAGAATGTTGATTATCCTCTTCACTCTAGTTTTGCTTCTAAGCATGGCTTCGAGTGTTATTTCAAGAGAAGATGGCTTTGTTCCTCTTAAACCATCTCCCTCCTCCAGGACCTCTACGCAT GAGAGTAGAAAAGGCAATGGAGATGGAGTAGAGTGCAAGAGTTCAGACAGCGAAGAAGAATGCCTTGTTAAGAAAACCGTAGCTGCTCACACCGATTACATCTATACACAAGACATGAACATATCTCCTTGA
- the LOC106411939 gene encoding ceramide synthase 1 LOH3, which translates to MGLLESVKSIDWELESPPVYRDFRVLPLFAVFFPSVRFLLDRFVFEKLAKHLIYGKQRQNLGDDATERNKKIRKFKESAWKCVYYLSAEILALSVTYNEPWFMNTKYFWVGPGDQSWPDQQTKLKLKLLYMFVAGFYTYSIFALIFWETRRSDFGVSMGHHIATLILIVLSYVCSFSRVGSVVLALHDASDVFLEVGKMSKYSGAEGIASFSFILFVMSWIILRLIYYPFWILWSTSYEVVLELDKDKHPVEGPIYYYMFNTLLYCLLVLHIYWWVLMYRMLVKQIQDRGKLSEDVRSDSEGEDEHED; encoded by the exons ATGGGTTTGTTAGAATCTGTGAAATCGATCGACTGGGAGCTGGAATCACCTCCGGTTTACCGAGACTTTCGTGTTCTTCCTCTCTTCGCTGTGTTCTTCCCTTCGGTTCGGTTCCTCCTCGATAGATTCGTCTTCGAG AAATTGGCAAAGCATTTGATATACGGGAAACAGAGACAGAATCTTGGAGATGATGCAACcgagagaaataaaaaaatcagaaaattcaAAGAATCAGCATGGAAGTGTGTTTACTATCTATCAGCTGAGATTCTCGCTCTCTCTGTGACTTACAATGAGCCTTGGTTTATGAACACTAAATACTTTTGGGTTGGCCCTGGAGACCAGTCCTGGCCTGATCAACAAACCAA GTTAAAGTTGAAGCTTCTGTATATGTTCGTGGCTGGATTCTACACATACTCAATCTTTGCTCTGATCTTCTGGGAAACAAGGCGTTCTGATTTTGGAGTTTCAATGGGTCATCATATCGCAACTCTTATTCTTATTGTCCTCTCATACGTATGTAG cTTCTCTCGTGTTGGTTCGGTTGTTCTGGCACTTCACGATGCAAGTGATGTGTTTCTTGAAGTCGGGAAAATGTCTAAGTATAGTGGAGCTGAAGGGATTGCAAGCTTTTCATTCATTCTTTTTGTTATGTCTTGGATCATTCTTCGCCTCATTTACTATCCCTTTTGGATCTTATggagcacaag CTACGAAGTAGTTTTGGAGCTGGATAAGGACAAACACCCTGTGGAAGGACCAATATACTACTACATGTTCAACACTCTTCTCTATTGCCTACTTGTTCTTCATATATATTGGTGGGTTTTGATGTATCGGATGCTTGTGAAACAAATACAAGATAGAGGCAAGCTTAGTGAAGATGTTAGATCCG attCTGAAGGTGAAGATGAGCATGAGGATTGA